The following proteins are co-located in the Vigna angularis cultivar LongXiaoDou No.4 chromosome 2, ASM1680809v1, whole genome shotgun sequence genome:
- the LOC128195181 gene encoding uncharacterized protein LOC128195181 → MENQVEVQEGIEADIQQLKGQISRILEALNALQIPGDPSAQRLQQEVLGAQTFPSHRLPPNYTPPLGVDLGHLDTQRAEDNAVEVEDEPGATTFTIPGQIIRPDIESMMMKKQPKTKSPSCVITPGDFKDDKSRLEVLEKRLRAIEGEGSFEFEDAKKLCLVHDVVIPPRFRMPEFEKYQGNTCPRGHITMYCRKMAAYVHDEKLLIHFFQESLTGMALTWYMRLDSTHIYSWKDLVSAFLKQYEYNKYLTPDRLQLQNIVKKESESFREYAQRWREIAAQVEPPLSDKEMTIIFLNTLQTPFYEHMIGSVSLSFTDIVVIGERVESGIRSGKIALGPELVASLNEYGLRHEKDKKRRANSHFTAYPQMSHSYGSSRATERRNYNRDERVANFTPIPMTYTELLPDLLRRNLMKICPTRPIRPPYLKNYDVNARCDYHAGACRHSTEACKALKHKVQFLIDSGCLKFEEM, encoded by the coding sequence atggagaaccaagtaGAAGTTCAAGAGGGAATAGAAGCCGATATCCAACAGCTGAAAGGACAAATCAGTCGAATCTTAGAAGCCCTGAATGCCTTACAAATCCCCGGAGATCCATCCGCACAAAGACTACAACAAGAAGTTCTGGGAGCACAAACTTTCCCTTCCCATCGTCTTCCCCCGAATTATACTCCACCCTTAGGAGTAGACTTGGGCCATCTTGACACTCAAAGGGCCGAAGATAATgcagttgaagtagaagacgaGCCTGGGGCAACCACTTTCACAATTCCTGGGCAGATTATCCGACCAGATATTGAAAGCATGATGATGAAAAAACAACCTAAGACGAAGTCTCCATCTTGTGTCATTACACCAGGAGATTTTAAGGATGATAAGAGCAGATTAGAAGTCCTTGAGAAGAGGTTGAGAGCCATAGAGGGtgaaggaagttttgaatttgaagatgCTAAAAAACTGTGTTTAGTTCATGATGTGGTGATACCTCCAAGGTTCAGGATGCCAGAATTTGAGAAATATCAGGGAAATACTTGCCCGAGGGGCCATATAACCATGTACTGCAGGAAAATGGCAGCTTATGTCCACgatgaaaaacttttgattcattTCTTCCAAGAAAGTTTAACTGGCATGGCTCTAACTTGGTACATGCGTTTGGATTCGACTCACATCTACTCATGGAAAGATCTGGTTAGCGCATTTCTAAAGCagtatgaatataataaatatctaaCACCTGACAGATTACAACTGCAAAATATAGTGAAGAAAGAGTCTGAATCATTCAGAGAATATGCCCAAAGGTGGAGAGAAATTGCTGCTCAAGTAGAACCGCCTCTGAGCGACAAGGAGATGACTATCATATTTTTGAATACTCTGCAAACCCCATTTTATGAACACATGATAGGCAGCGTTTCCTTAAGTTTTACTGACATAGTAGTAAttggagaaagggttgagagtgGCATAAGAAGTGGAAAAATTGCACTAGGCCCAGAGCTAGTAGCCAGTCTAAACGAGTATGGTCTTAGACATGAGAAAGATAAGAAGCGAAGAGCTAATTCCCATTTTACTGCCTATCCTCAAATGTCACATTCCTATGGGTCTAGTCGAGCCACTGAACGAAGAAATTACAATCGTGATGAGAGGGTCGCCAATTTCACTCCTATCCCCATGACCTATACGGAGTTACTACCAGATCTTCTCCGTAGAAACCTCATGAAGATTTGTCCAACTAGGCCTATACGACCTCCGTACCTAAAGAACTATGACGTAAATGCCAGGTGTGATTATCATGCAGGAGCGTGTAGACATTCAACTGAGGCATGCAAGGCTCTAAAGCATAAAGTGCAATTTTTGATCGATTcaggatgtttaaagtttgaagaaatgtAA